The following proteins come from a genomic window of Gottfriedia acidiceleris:
- a CDS encoding magnesium transporter CorA family protein, whose translation MLNFYLSDAQGKLNQVDVIEKGCWINAINPTEQEIQYLVQKLDLDLDFIKDPLDDEERSRIEVEGEHTLIIVDIPIVAHDDNGHTIFDTIPIGMIISSSTFVTICLSENPIFERFIYQKVKGFFTFKKTRFALQLLHTTSSYYLRYLKQINRKTNEIEAELHQSTRNQELFTMLNLEKSLVYFTTSLKSNKIVMQKILKGNILKMYEDDEDLLEDVIIENKQAIEMAEVYSNILSGMMNTFASVISNNLNIVMKFLTSITIILSIPTMVSSFYGMNVDNIPLAKIPHAFSMVIGISAILSTTIALIFWKKRYF comes from the coding sequence ATGCTAAATTTTTATCTTTCAGATGCACAAGGGAAACTAAATCAAGTCGATGTTATTGAGAAAGGTTGTTGGATCAATGCGATCAATCCAACAGAACAAGAAATTCAATATCTAGTTCAAAAATTAGACTTAGATTTAGATTTTATTAAAGACCCACTTGATGATGAAGAACGTTCAAGGATAGAGGTTGAAGGGGAACACACTCTAATTATTGTTGATATTCCAATTGTAGCTCATGATGATAATGGGCACACAATTTTTGATACAATACCAATCGGGATGATTATTTCATCCAGCACTTTTGTCACAATCTGTTTAAGTGAAAATCCAATCTTTGAACGATTTATTTACCAAAAAGTAAAAGGCTTCTTTACGTTTAAAAAGACTAGATTTGCACTTCAACTATTGCATACGACATCATCATATTATTTACGTTATCTTAAACAAATTAATCGTAAAACAAATGAAATTGAAGCTGAATTACATCAATCCACGAGAAATCAAGAGTTATTTACAATGCTGAACCTTGAAAAAAGTCTTGTTTATTTTACTACTTCACTTAAATCGAATAAAATCGTCATGCAAAAAATCCTTAAAGGGAATATATTAAAAATGTATGAAGATGATGAAGATTTATTAGAAGATGTAATTATCGAAAATAAACAGGCAATAGAGATGGCAGAAGTTTATAGTAATATCTTAAGTGGTATGATGAATACATTTGCTTCAGTTATCTCAAATAATTTAAATATTGTAATGAAATTTTTAACTTCTATTACAATTATTTTATCAATCCCAACAATGGTTTCTAGTTTTTATGGGATGAACGTTGATAATATTCCATTAGCAAAAATACCACATGCGTTTTCAATGGTAATTGGTATATCTGCAATATTATCAACAACTATTGCACTAATATTTTGGAAAAAAAGGTACTTTTAA